The segment TCTATTTTAGATAATGGACAAGTAATAGTTTTAAAATCAAAAAATTATGATAAAAGTTTAGATGATGTATATAAAGAGTTTGATGAAAAAAATAAGTCACAATTTATGGTTTTGTTAAGTGAAAATTATTTATTTGATAAAACTATTTTAAATACCTATGCAAGTACAAAACATGAAGATGGCTTGACACTTTATTCTACAAAAATAGATGGGATGATAGATATATTTAAATATGAATTACCAATTAGTATGAGTGAATTATTTGATGAAATAAAAAAAGATACTAATGGTGCAAAACTTATTTTAAATTATGAAAAGTCTTTTCCCGATATTTATAAAACGGCACTTAGTTTTGATTTGTCTTCTATAAATGAAAACTCTGTTTATAGTATATGGAAAATTGTATCAGTAATTTTAGGTTTTGAAGTGGATTTATTAACTGGTGCACATAATGCTTTGGGTGATAAAGGTCCTAGAATAGATTATAAATTAGATGAAAGTGATAAAATATATAAAAGAAGATTTAATATTTATAAATTAATACAAAGTGGTATAAGTTATAAACTAGCTGGAACAAATGATAATCTAATATGTTTAGGATATATTGAGAGTTTTGCTCATTTTGTATCTTCTTGTGTTGATATGGTAAATGATGAAATGAAACTTGATGGAATAAGTCTTTGTGGAGACTTGTTTGCTAATAAACTTATTTCTTCTTTTGTACATAAAAGCATTACAAAAAATTATAAAATATATTATAATAAGGACTTTCCTATACAAATTGATTAAAGAGAGTGAATGAGTAAGTTTATAATTGAAGTTCAAGGTATTGTTCAAGGTGTTGGATTTCGTCCATTTGTATATAATCTTGCCCTAAAACTCAATCTAAATGGATATGTTAACAATGATGATAAAGGTGTAAACATCTTACTTCAAGGTAAGAAGAATAGTATTGATACTTTTTTAAATGAACTAAAAAATAACCCTCCTATTTTGTCAAAGATAGATAATATTTCCATACTAGAAGATACTTCTTTAGATGACTTTGAAGACTTTAAAATTATTCAAAGTGCTAATCAAAACAATAAATCTACTTTAGTTTCACCTGATATTGCCATATGTGATGATTGTATAAAAGATATTGAAAATATTGAAAATAGAAGATACAAATATGCTTTTACAAATTGTACAAATTGTGGTCCTAGATACTCTATAATTAATACTGTACCTTATGATAGAATCAATACTTCTATGAATGATTTTGTTATGTGCGAAGAGTGTAAAGAAGAATATGAAGACCCAACAAACAGACGCTACCATGCTCAACCAATTTGTTGCCCTAACTGTGGACCACAAATAAAATTATATGATAATTTCAAAAATGAAATAAGTAATAATGATAGTATTAAAGAAATAGCTCAAAAAATAAATTCTGGATTTATAGTTGCTATAAAAGGAATAGGGGGCTTTCATATAATCTGCGATGCAACAAATGAAAATGCAGTTAAAAAACTAAGAGAAAAAAAGAATCGCCCATCAAAACCTTTTGCTGTAATGTTTAAAAATATAGATGAAATAAAAAAATATACAAATATTTCAAATAAAGAAGAAAAGACAATTCTTTGCAAAGAAAAACCAATTGTAATAGTAAATAAAAATTCTAATTGCAAAATTAGTGAACTAATAGCTCCTAATATAGATAGACTTGGTGTTTTTTTGCCATATACTCCTTTGCATATTTTACTTTTTGAATATCTTAATAATCCAATAATAGCCACAAGTGCAAACTTGAAAGATGAACCAATAATAAAAGATGTAAAAGATATTTTTAGTAAATTGTCTAATGTGGTTGATTATGTATTAGATTTCAATAGGGACATAATAAATGCCTGTGATGACTCTATAGTGCAAGTTATAAATGATGAGATTCAAATATTAAGACTAGCAAGGGGATATGCTCCATTTTCATATAAGACTAGTAACAAGTTTAATAAAAATAATTTAGCTATTGGTGCTAATCAAAAAAGTTCTATTTCTTTAGGTTTTAATAATAATATGATTTCTTCAGCATATATTGGAGATATGAATTCTATTGTTTCTATGGAATATTTTAAAAGAAGTGTAAGTACCTTTGAAAAGTTTTATGACTTTAAAACACAATTAATTGTTTGTGACAAACACCCCGCTTATGAAACAACAAAGTGGGCGATGAATCAAGGCAAAGAGATAAAACAAATTCAACATCACTATGCACATGCATTAGCCACTATGGCTGAATATGATTTAGATGAAGATGTTTTAGCTTTTGTATTTGATGGAACAGGATATGGAGATGATGGTAATATCTGGGGTGGAGAAGTCTTTATTTCAAATAGAAGCTCATATAAAAGAATCAATCATTTAAAATATTTTAAACTCCTAGGTGGAGAAAAAGCAGTAAAAGAGCCAAGACGGATTGCCTTGTCTTTGTTGTTTGATAATTTTACCATTGAAGAAGTTTTAACTTTAGATAATGCTTGTGTAAACTCTTTTACTAAAAATGAGATTGAATTACTATACAAAATGTGGCAAAAAAATCTAAATACTCCACTTACTAGTTCTTTTGGAAGAGTATTTGATGCCATAGCTTCATTTTCTAATATTTTACAATTACAAACATATGAAGGTGAAACAGGGCTTCAAATAGAAAAAGAGTATGATGAAAATTTAAATGAATCATACTCTTATGAAATAATAAATACTCAAATTGATTTATCAAAAGCAATATTAGAAATACTAAAAGATAAAGATAAAAAAGTTATTTGTTCAAAGTTTATAAATATGATTGTAAATATCATAAGTGAAATATCTTTAGAAAATAAGAACTTAAAAATTGTCTTAGCAGGTGGAGTTTTTCAAAATAAAACACTATTAGAACAATTATCTAAAAAATTAAAAAGAAAGTTTTATTTTTCTAAAACTATTCCTTTAAATGATCAAGGAATTTCCTTTGGTCAACTATACTTCCAAAACTAATTCTTTAAACATAAACCAATAAAATTTTTATTCTAAAATCACTAATTAACTATCAATTTAAGATTAAATTAATTTATTATATAAAAAATAAAGTATTAATTTAAATATATTGGAATAATATTATTGAAAATAATTAATTATTTTTTAGTTTTAAATAGTAATTTAGGAGTAGATTATGAGTATCAAAAATAAAATTGTTGGATCTTTTGTTATTTTAATTATTTTGTCAGTATTATCAAGTATTTATGTTTCCTCAAATATAAAAAGCATAAAAGATAACTTTTTAAATCTTTGTTATAAAGAATTTGCAGGGATTGTTGTATTATTAGAAGGAGATAGGGATTCTTATCAATCAAATATTTCATTGTTACAGATTATGAATTTAAAAGATGGCATTGAAATCAAGAATAAAATTGATGAAGGAGTAAATGGAAATCTGTTGCAAGTAAAAGAAAGATTTGATAAGTTTAGAAATCTTTTGGGCAATGAAATAGAAGAACAAAAATTTAATCAATTTGAAGATTTATATGATAAAACAAAAATCAATACTGATAAATTAATTCAATTAGTAAATTTAAATAAAATTGAAGAGGCAAAGGATTTTTATTTTCAGTTATATCTACCTACTTATGAAAAAATGAGAACATTACTTGATGCTTTTTCTACAGAAGTGTATACAATCATAAAGAAAAATGAGGAATATACTTCTAGTTTAATCTCTTCTTCTCTTTTTATTTTTATTACTATAACAAGTACAATTATCTTTACAACAATTTTCTTATCATTTTTATTAAGAAGAAATATTGATAAATCAATAAGTAGTTTTGAAGATGGTTTATTAAATTTCTTTAAATTTTTAAATAGGGAAAGTAATGATGCAATATTGATTAGTGAAAAGGGGAAAGATGAATTTTCACAAATGGCTAAAGTAGTAAATAAAAATATCGAATTGACTAAAAAAGGTGTTATAGAAGATAGAAAATTAATCGATGAAACTATTGCTGTACTTTCAGAATTTGAACAAGGGGATTTATGTCAAAGACTAGATATAAATGTTTCTAATCCCGCATTAATGCAATTAAAAGATGTTTTAAATAAGATGGCTGAGAATCTTGAAAGCAATGTTGATAAAATACTTAATATTATAGAAGAGTACTCCGCATATAATTATCTTAATAAAGTTTCAACAAAAGACTTAAAAGAACATATTCTAAAATTGGCAAATGGAATTAACTCTCTTGGTGATTCTGCAACAAGCATGCTAATCGAAAATAAAAGTACAGGATTAAGATTAGGACAGAGTTCAGATATATTATTAAAAAATGTTGATAAATTAAATAAAAGTACAACAACCGCTGCAAGTTCATTAGAAGAGACAGCCGCAGCAATAGAAGAGATTACAAGTAATGTTAGAAATAATACTGAAAATATTGCAAAAATGGCAAGTTTTTCAAATAATGTAACAGATTCCGTAAATAAAGGTGAAAATTTAGCAAATGAAACAACAAAAGCAGTAGAGGAAATAAATGCAGAAGTTACAGCTATAAGTGAAGCAATTACTGTGATTGATCAAATAGCATTTCAAACAAATATATTATCATTAAATGCAGCAGTAGAAGCAGCAACAGCCGGAGAAGCAGGGAAAGGATTTGCTGTAGTTGCAGGGGAAGTAAGAAATCTAGCATCAAGAAGTGCAGAAGCTGCAAAAGAGATAAAAAATTTAGTTGAAAAAGCTACCGTAAAAGCAAATCAAGGAAAAAATATTGCGGCAGAAATGATAAATGGATATAAAAATTTAAATGATAATGTTTATAAAACAATAAATTTAATTTCAGACATAAAAAATGCTTCTAATGAACAATTATTAGGAATAGAGCAAATAAATGATGCTGTCTCACAACTTGATAGACAAACACAAGAAAATGCTATGGTAGCAGCAGAAACAGATCATGTGGCAATGGTAACTGATGAAATAGCAAAATTAATTATTAGTGACACCCAATCAAAAAATTTTCTTGGAAAAGATAATGTAAAAGCAAAGGTTATTGGTAAAAAAGATACATCAAGTAATAATTCAAAAAGTGTAAAAATTAAAGAAATAAAAAAAGTAAATGAAGATAAAGATAGTTGGGAAAGTTTTTAAAAGACTAGCCAAAGCTAGTCTTTTTTACAATTATCTTTATCACAAGTTGTATTTATTTTTAATGGACAATATAATGGGCACCATCCAATGAGTGCTGTACCTAATGGAATCAATCCAATTACACCTAACCAACTATTTGTCATAAAACCATATGCTATAATGGCTACTCCTACAATAATTCTAACTATCTTGTCTATTTTGCCTATATTTTTGTTCATACAATTCCTTTAAATATTAGTTTTACTAATGATACTATAAATATAATATATTTGTATGAAAAGAAATTAAATAATATAAAATTAGATTTACTTATAATTATGCTAATGCTAGTTTTTTGATTTTTCTTTCAATAAAAAACAAACCAAATGGAATAATTGAGTATATAAAAAGTTCTATTGTTAATCGTATATTCCAATTATATTTTTTCATTGATTCATATAATAATATTAAAAATATAATGAATAAAATTCCATGTGTCATACCTATAATTTTTACTGGATAAGGATTCTCAGCGATATATTTTATAGGCATTGCTATAAAAAGTAATGTCAAATAAGATAATCCTTCTATTATTGAAATAATTCTAAATCTATACAAAGCTGTTTTAATCATTTTTGTTCCTTTATTTTGACAAATATTAACTAATTTGCTTTAACCTAAAATTAATAAAATTGGCTATAATCTATAATTAAATTAATAGAGGAATTTTAATGGATAAAAGATTACATGAAATTATGGCACAGTGTGCAATTATTCATGAAACTAATATAAAAACAAATATAATAGATGATTTAGACAAAATAGAAGAGAATTTAAGTGAAGGTGATAGTGATGTAAAAGATCATTATTTATCACTTTTGATGCAATATTATTTTCAAAAGAATAAATTAGAACAGTTAAAACAGTTACTTTTAGAAGGCTATAAGTTTGATATGAGATTTATTGATGTAGTTGAAGCTTTTTGCCATTTAAAAGATGATGAAGATAATGTTATTGAGTTTTTAGGAGATAATGTTGTAATGCTAAAAGATAGTATTACAGAAAATGATTTAAGAAAGATGCATGAATATTATCAATCAAATTTAGAGTATAAAAATTTTATAGATGAATCTTTAGATCTTATAAAAAAAAATAGATATGTTTGTGCTCAAGCATATAAGAGTAAAGAAGAGTTTGCAAAGTTCTTTTTAAATGAAGACTTACTTGAATCACTTAAAAGAGATATGCCCTTTATTTTGAAGTAAGAGTTTAATCTTTGAAATATAAATCTTTTAAAATATTTATTTGTTTATTTTGTAAGTAGTTAAATTTGAACTCGCACTCTTTTAAGTAATAAAAGAAATTTTTTTCATCAACTCCTTTGTATTTTTTCAAATTTTCTTCAAGGTATTTCCAAAAGATACTTAAAGGGGTTTTATAGGAGTTTATAGAGTAGAGTTTATGCCATTTTAAATAATATTCATAATCTTTTGTACTACTCTCAATACTATGCTTAGGAAGTCTTGGCATAAGTAGAGTATATATTTTTTTACTTGAATAAAAGCCAATAATATTTATAGCATCAAATAATGAACGGTTTTTTTTATTTTGTTCTCTTGTTGTAAAGTAATAATACTCTTGATAGGAGCTATTATCTTTTATACTATTATTATACTCCTCATCCAAAAAGTTTGCTATGAGTTTTCTAAAAAGCATATATCTATTTTGAACAGTTCTATAATTTACTTTTAATATCTGAGCTGTCTTATTTGCATTTATGTTATTGCAAAAATAGTTTATTATAGTTATATCTGTTTCTAATTTTTTTAATGAGAATTTTCTTTTGCAAGATTTACATTTTTTATAGTTATCTTGTAAGTTATAGAGTAAGTGATGATTACAAAAAGGGCAATTAGTTAAATTCATAAAAAATTATAGCTAAAATAGAATTTATATAAATTGATAAGTAAAAAAGCATATAATCAATAAAATTAAATTATGGAGAGATTTATGAATAATACTGCAAAAATATTATGGGCAAGTGATAATAAAGAGACAGCATTAAGTATGGTATGTTTATATGCACATAATGCGAAGATAAAAGGTTGGATTGAAAATGTTCAAGTTTTAGTTTGGGGAGCTTCTCAAAAACTTATAAGTGAAGATAAAGAAGTACAAGAGAAAGTAAAAGCAATGATAGCTGATGGTGTTGAAGTAATTGCTTGTCAAAAGTGTTCTGAAGATTTGGGTGTAAAAGATGAATTACAAGCTTGTAATATGCAAGTTTATTACACAGGTGAATTATTAAGCTCTTGGATTAAAAGTGGAGAGAGTATTATCTCTGTATAACTTTTTTTATAATTACTACTAATAGAACAATTACAAATAGTGAAGCACCTATTATAGAGAAGAACTTTTGTATTTCAAAAATAGCAACTAATGGGTGAAAAACTATAGGTGAAAGAAACTGTCCTAAAAAAATAGATGAAGTGAAGTATCCTGAACTTTTGACTCTTTTTTTAGGATTTGTTTTACTTAACATCCATGCAACTGCATTTGTCATCATAAATCCACCAGAAAAACCCAATATTGGTGCTGATATAAAAAAGAAATGAACATTTGTTATTATTCCTACTAAACTTAAGCCAAAAGCAATAAGTGTTAACCCTATGATATAAATAGTGGAGTATGAATATATCTTTTTTAATTTTGAAAAGACAATAGCCCCTAAAGCATTAAAAAAGAATGCAGTAGCAATTATAGTCCCCGCGTAAGAACCACTTACTTTAAATTTTTCTATAAGTAAAAAAGGAAATTGAGTTGGTAAAATAAAAAATAAAAGCATATAAAAAAAAGCAAGAAAATATACAAATAAAATATTTTTACTTATGTTTATAGTCTCATCTTCTTGCATATCTTCTATTTTTATCTCTTTAATATTTTTTAGAACAAAAGGTATTAGAAGTATTCCAATAAAATAAATGCCAAAAGGAAATCTCCAATTCATATCAGATAACATTCCTCCCCCGACGACAAAAAAGACTCCACCTAAAGCCATAAATGCACTTTGATAAGCCATGAATTGATGTCTTTCTTCTTCTTTAAAATAATCTCCAACAAGAGATGTTGAAACAATCATCAAAGTAGCAACACATAATCCAAACAATGCTCTTGAAGCCAAAAGTGTCTCTATGCTATCAAGATATAATCCAGCTGTTCCAAAAAATGAAAAGAAAAAAAGTGCTATAAGAACTGATTTCTTTTTTCCAAATCTAAAAATAATATGTCCTAAAACGGGAGCTAATAGTGCAATAGCAAGGGAAGGTAGAGTAAGCATCAATCTTGAATAAAATTCTATATTAGCTGTATGTTTAAAATACTCTTTTAAGTGTGGCAAAGATGTAACTATGGCTACATTTGACATGACAGTTGTCATTGCTAATAAAAGAAGAGTAAGGAGGGTAAATTTGTTTATATTTTTCATTTGTGGCAGTGTATCATCATTTAAATTAAAAATTTAATTGTTTATGGAGTAAAAATTGCATAATATTATAATATAAGAGTATGATGCTCGTATAAATAAATAAAAGGTGAATATAATGAAAATAGCAATTCCCGTAAAAGACGATAAATTAAGTTTCTTTAGCAATGCAGGACATACTCCAAAGTTTGCAATATATGATTTAAGTGGAACAGGGATGTTCCGTTCTTTTAATTTAAACTCTGTAATAAATAACCCAAGAAGTGACCTAGACCATGACCATCCAGAAGAAGAGCATGCTTGTGATCATGCACATGATGATGAAGAGCATATAGCACAACATGCCAAAATGGGTGTAGCACTTAATGGATGTGATTATGTTGTAGTTAAAAAAGCTTGTAAAAATACAGCTAAATCTTTTACTTCACAAGGTATAAAGATAGTTAAGTACAATGGTGAATCACTAGATGTAAATGATATATTAAAAGAGACATCTGCGAACTTTGCGTAATAAATGCTTTTTTAGTTCTAAAAGTACATAAGAAAATAAAATTTTAGTTTGGTTTTATATTACTTGCATTACACTACAGTAAATGAACAAGTATTCATAAACTAAACTAAAAGGCAAAAACATGTGTAAAGATTGCGGTTGTAGTATAACAGACCATCATCATCACGATCATGAGCATAGCCACTCTCATGATAGTCATTCTCACCAAGCGGCACACGAAACACTTCATCATAATCCACAATTAAATGATTCAAAAACAATCTCAGTTATCAAGAAAATTCTTGATAAAAATGATCATGAAGCAGTTCACAATAGAGCTCACTTTGAAGAACATAAAGTATTAGGTATAAATCTAATGTCAAGTCCAGGAAGTGGGAAAACAACTTTATTGGAGAGTTTTGCAAGTATGACTGATTTTAAATTTGCAGTTGTGGAAGGTGATTTAGAAACATCAAGAGATGCAGATAGATTAACAGCAAAAGGAATAAAAGCAGTTCAAATACAAACAGGAAGTGCCTGTCATTTAGATGCTTTTATGGTACACAAAGGATTACATGATATTCCATTAGATGATATAGATGTCTGTTTTGTGGAAAATGTTGGAAACCTTGTATGTCCAGCATCATATGATGTGGGAACTCATTTAAATATAGTATTAGTATCAGTTCCAGAAGGTGAAGATAAAATAGAAAAATATCCAGTTATGTTTAGATGTGCTGATTTAATACTTATCACTAAAACAGATTTACTACCATACTTTGAATATGATATTCAAAAAGAAAAAGAGTATGCAAGAAAACTAAATCCAAGTGTTGATATATTAGAAGTATCAACGAAAGATGAAGAGAGTATTAAAAAAGTAATAGAGTGGATAAATTTTAAGAGAAGTATGAGAAAATAAAATGTGCCTATCAATACCATCAAAAATAAAAAGTATAAACAAAGAGACTAATACTTGTGTAGTAGATACTATGGGAGTAGAGCGAAGTGCAAGTTTAGACTTAATAGACCAAGAGGTTGTTATTGGAGATTATGTACTTATTCATATAGGTTTTGCTATGAATAAAATAGATGAAGAAGATGCTTTGGCATCACTTGAAGTTTATAAAGAGATAATAGAAAAGATGGAAGAACAAGATAGACTGCGAGAAATTGAAAATGCAGAAAATTGTCCTTCTAGGTAGAGTTTATGAGTGAGCTAAAATTAAAAGACTTATACGATGGATTTAGAGATCCAAAAACAATAAAAGCTTTAAAAAAACTAATAGACCAAGAAGCTAAAAAACTCAATCGTAATATAAATATCATGGAAGTATGTGGAGGACATACACATACTATTATGAAGTATGGACTTCCTCAACTTCTTCCTTCAAATATTAACTTTGTACATGGTCCTGGTTGTCCTGTATGCGTTATGCCAAAAGAGAGAATAGACCATGCTTATATACTAAGCTTACAAGAAGATGTAATACTTGTAACGCTAGGTGATATGATAAAAGTTCCAGGTAGCAGGGGAAGCTTACAAGATGCCAGAAGTAAAGGTGCTGATGTAAGATTTGTATATTCACCTTTAGATACTATAAAAATAGCAAATGAGAACCCAGAAAAAAAGATAATCTTTTTTGCTATAGGCTTTGAAACAACTACTCCTATGACAGCAGCACTATTGGAGCATGTAACCAAGAGTGGAATAAATAATATACTATTTCACATAAATCATATAACAGTACCAGAACCTATGAGAGCACTACTTGATAGTAGTGATTGTAAAATAGATGCTTTTATAGGACCTTCACATGTGAGTGTAATCACAGGTTCTAAGATATATGAAGAGTTTGTAATAGATTATAAAAAGCCAGTAGTAGTAAGTGGCTTTGAACCAGTAGATGTAATGCAATCAATTCTATCTATTATAAAACAATTCAATGATAATAGATGCGACCTAGAACTACAATACTCAAGAGCAGTATCATATGATGGAAACCTAAGAGCCCAAGAGTTAAATAATAAGTTCTTTACAAAAGCAGAACACTTTAGATGGAGAGGCTTAGGGGATATAAAAGATTCAGCATATAAACTAAGTGATAAATACTCTTCTATAGATGCTGAGATAATATATAAAGATATCTTACCAAATGAAAAGATAGATGACCATAAACTTTGTATCTGTGGAAGTATTATGAGGGGTGTAGCTAAACCAAATGATTGTAAAGTATTTGGAACAGCATGTAAGCCAAGTAGTCCATTAGGGTCTTGTATGGTTTCAAGCGAAGGTGCATGTAGTGCATACTACAAATACGGAAATCTAATTTAGAGCATCATCTTTTGGCGAAACTCTGCGTTGAAAATAGAAATTTAGATACTCACTTACTACCTGTAAGCTCCTACCTAAATTTCTATTTCCGCCTTGATTTTAACAAAAATACAATACTCTAAATCAATTTATTCTAAATATAGGAAATGAAAATGGATAAAAATGAACTTGCTAGTATTTTAAAAGAAATGTATGAGAATGCAAAAACAGGAAAAAAAGTTTCAGAAATTCATATGTTTGGAATGTTATATGCTGATGAAATAAAAAAAATATCTAATGCCTCTGAAATTGTAAAAATTGCAGGGCTTAAAAGTTCATATTCTACTGAAGTTAGTAAAGGGATAAAGATAGAAGAATCTTTACCTTTTCGTAAAGTTTTTAAACCAAATAATTTTGAAGCAACTTTTAATTTACCAAAAGAATATCAATCTATTTTAAAGTCATATTTACAATATTTTGAAGAGTTTTTAAATGATTTATGTATCGAAAGCAATGTAAGTATTCAGAAATTAGGTGAAGATACAATCCTTTCAATTGAACCTAAAAATAAAGACGAAGCTTTAGAGAAAATTGCAGATGCACTAAAAGCTTATTTATGTGCCCCTATATTAGCAAATGGTGTTAGTCTAGATGAAAGTTTGCAAATGAAAACATCATTGGCAAAACTTTATGCTCAATGTAAAAATTTAGAATCTCAAATGATGTATAAAGAACTTAGTATTCAAGAATTAAGTAAACAAATTCAATTGAGAGATGAAACTATAAATGAATCTAAAAGAGTCTTAATTGAATTGGGAGTTGATAGTAAAATTATTACACAAAATAATGTAATGTTGTTAGATAGTTTAAAAGAAATAAAAATAAATGGTAAATTGACAGAGAAAAAAACTTTTTTTAATTCAATAAAAGCATCAGTTAAAATTCCTCTAATATTTAGTGTAGGTATTGAAGTTACAAAAAAAGAATTTGATAAGGGGAAAAATGACAAATAGTACTGAAAACAAAAACAATCCTCTTCATGGTATAAAACTACAAGACATCTTAGAATATCTTGTGGATAATTTTGGATTTAAAGGTTTAGGTAATCGTATAAATATTAGATGTTTTTTAGTTGACCCATCTATTAACTCAAGTTTGAAGTTTCTTAGAAAAACTCCATGGGCAAGAACAAAAGTAGAAGAATTATATTTAAAAACTAAAGCAAAAGAAAATGAGGATAAAAGATGACTAAAACAATAACACTAGCACATGGTAATGGTGGGCAAGAGAATAATGAGCTTATAACGCAAGTTTTTTATAAGGCTTTTAAAAATGATATTCTAAGTAAGAGTGAAGATGCTGCTGTTATTCAAGATGGTACTTTAGCTTTTTCTACTGATAGTTTTACGGTTAGTCCTATAGAGTTCCCGGGTGCCAATATTGGTAAACTTGCTATTTGTGGTACTTGTAATGATTTAGCGATGATGGGTGCGAAGCCTAAATATCTTACTTGTTCTGTTATTCTTGAAGAGGGCTTTGATGTTGAAACTTTAAATAGAATTGTAAGTAGCATGAAAAAAGAGCTTGAGGTAAATGGTGCTATTGTTGTAAGTGGAGATACTAAAGTTGTGCCAAGAGGAAGTGTTGATAAAATTTTTATAAATACTACTGGTATTGGAGAGATAGAACAAAAAGGTATATCTTCTAATAGTATTAAAGAAGATGATGTAATTATCGTATCAAATTCTATTGGAAAGCATGGGGCGACTATTTTTGCTGCTAGAGAAGGAATAGATTTTTCTACAAGTTTAAAATCTGATTGTGCTTCACTTTGGCCTGTTGTTAAAAAACTTATAGATTCAGATATTAAAATAAGAGCCTTAAGAGATGCAACAAGAGGTGGAGTTAGTGCTGTATTAAATGAGTGGGCAAAACAATCAAATATTTGTATAGAAATAGAAGAAGAAAAAATACCTGTATGCGATGAGGTAAGTGGTATTTGTGAAATGTTAGGTTTTGAAGCTCTAAGTTTAGCAAATGAAGGTACTTTTGTGATGGCTATTTCAAAAGATCAAGTTGATAGTGCTTTAGAAGTTTTAAAATCGTGTGAGACTTCAACTGAGGCAGCTGTAATTGGAAAAGTTACTTCTAGACATAAGCATAAAGTAGTTTTAAATACAGCTTGGGGAACACAA is part of the Arcobacter sp. F2176 genome and harbors:
- a CDS encoding MFS transporter, coding for MKNINKFTLLTLLLLAMTTVMSNVAIVTSLPHLKEYFKHTANIEFYSRLMLTLPSLAIALLAPVLGHIIFRFGKKKSVLIALFFFSFFGTAGLYLDSIETLLASRALFGLCVATLMIVSTSLVGDYFKEEERHQFMAYQSAFMALGGVFFVVGGGMLSDMNWRFPFGIYFIGILLIPFVLKNIKEIKIEDMQEDETINISKNILFVYFLAFFYMLLFFILPTQFPFLLIEKFKVSGSYAGTIIATAFFFNALGAIVFSKLKKIYSYSTIYIIGLTLIAFGLSLVGIITNVHFFFISAPILGFSGGFMMTNAVAWMLSKTNPKKRVKSSGYFTSSIFLGQFLSPIVFHPLVAIFEIQKFFSIIGASLFVIVLLVVIIKKVIQR
- a CDS encoding HypC/HybG/HupF family hydrogenase formation chaperone; translated protein: MCLSIPSKIKSINKETNTCVVDTMGVERSASLDLIDQEVVIGDYVLIHIGFAMNKIDEEDALASLEVYKEIIEKMEEQDRLREIENAENCPSR
- a CDS encoding VF530 family DNA-binding protein; translation: MTNSTENKNNPLHGIKLQDILEYLVDNFGFKGLGNRINIRCFLVDPSINSSLKFLRKTPWARTKVEELYLKTKAKENEDKR
- a CDS encoding NifB/NifX family molybdenum-iron cluster-binding protein, producing the protein MKIAIPVKDDKLSFFSNAGHTPKFAIYDLSGTGMFRSFNLNSVINNPRSDLDHDHPEEEHACDHAHDDEEHIAQHAKMGVALNGCDYVVVKKACKNTAKSFTSQGIKIVKYNGESLDVNDILKETSANFA
- the hypB gene encoding hydrogenase nickel incorporation protein HypB, which produces MCKDCGCSITDHHHHDHEHSHSHDSHSHQAAHETLHHNPQLNDSKTISVIKKILDKNDHEAVHNRAHFEEHKVLGINLMSSPGSGKTTLLESFASMTDFKFAVVEGDLETSRDADRLTAKGIKAVQIQTGSACHLDAFMVHKGLHDIPLDDIDVCFVENVGNLVCPASYDVGTHLNIVLVSVPEGEDKIEKYPVMFRCADLILITKTDLLPYFEYDIQKEKEYARKLNPSVDILEVSTKDEESIKKVIEWINFKRSMRK
- the hypE gene encoding hydrogenase expression/formation protein HypE, producing the protein MTKTITLAHGNGGQENNELITQVFYKAFKNDILSKSEDAAVIQDGTLAFSTDSFTVSPIEFPGANIGKLAICGTCNDLAMMGAKPKYLTCSVILEEGFDVETLNRIVSSMKKELEVNGAIVVSGDTKVVPRGSVDKIFINTTGIGEIEQKGISSNSIKEDDVIIVSNSIGKHGATIFAAREGIDFSTSLKSDCASLWPVVKKLIDSDIKIRALRDATRGGVSAVLNEWAKQSNICIEIEEEKIPVCDEVSGICEMLGFEALSLANEGTFVMAISKDQVDSALEVLKSCETSTEAAVIGKVTSRHKHKVVLNTAWGTQRFIDLPTGELLPRIC
- the hypD gene encoding hydrogenase formation protein HypD yields the protein MSELKLKDLYDGFRDPKTIKALKKLIDQEAKKLNRNINIMEVCGGHTHTIMKYGLPQLLPSNINFVHGPGCPVCVMPKERIDHAYILSLQEDVILVTLGDMIKVPGSRGSLQDARSKGADVRFVYSPLDTIKIANENPEKKIIFFAIGFETTTPMTAALLEHVTKSGINNILFHINHITVPEPMRALLDSSDCKIDAFIGPSHVSVITGSKIYEEFVIDYKKPVVVSGFEPVDVMQSILSIIKQFNDNRCDLELQYSRAVSYDGNLRAQELNNKFFTKAEHFRWRGLGDIKDSAYKLSDKYSSIDAEIIYKDILPNEKIDDHKLCICGSIMRGVAKPNDCKVFGTACKPSSPLGSCMVSSEGACSAYYKYGNLI